The Thiomonas sp. FB-Cd genome includes a window with the following:
- the fmt gene encoding methionyl-tRNA formyltransferase → MGVAFAGTPDFAAVALRALLAAGVNVPLVLTQPDRPAGRGLHLQPSSVKQVALDHGLSVAQPRGLRLDGRWPEDAALARAALEQAAPDVLVVAAYGLILPQWVLDLPRLGCVNIHASLLPRWRGAAPIHRAIEAGDATTGISIMRMDAGLDTGPIYRMQELPIAATETTASLHDKLAALGSELLLQTLAALQADIAEPTSQAVEDITYAAKIDKAESWLDWARPATELERRIRAFQPTPGTQSRLGALTLKILAARLGSAAQAGQPAGTILAVGPAGVEVACGEGTLVLTRLQRPGGKPLDIGPFVLSHPLLPGQRLDSGPPAKAIA, encoded by the coding sequence ATCGGGGTCGCGTTCGCGGGCACCCCGGACTTCGCTGCAGTCGCACTGCGCGCGCTGCTGGCCGCAGGGGTGAACGTGCCCCTCGTTTTGACCCAGCCTGACCGGCCCGCAGGCCGGGGCCTGCATCTGCAGCCCAGCAGCGTCAAACAGGTTGCCCTGGATCATGGCTTGTCCGTTGCACAGCCGCGCGGACTGCGCCTGGACGGGCGCTGGCCCGAGGATGCGGCCTTGGCCCGCGCTGCCTTGGAGCAAGCGGCACCCGACGTGCTGGTGGTGGCCGCCTACGGGCTCATCCTTCCGCAGTGGGTGTTGGACCTGCCGCGCCTTGGCTGCGTCAACATCCACGCCTCGCTGCTGCCGCGCTGGCGCGGTGCGGCGCCCATCCACCGCGCGATTGAAGCGGGCGACGCCACCACAGGCATCAGCATCATGCGCATGGATGCGGGGCTGGATACGGGGCCGATTTACCGCATGCAGGAGTTGCCCATCGCCGCAACGGAAACCACCGCCAGCCTGCATGACAAGCTGGCCGCACTAGGCAGCGAGCTGTTGCTGCAAACCCTGGCAGCTCTGCAAGCGGACATCGCCGAGCCCACCTCGCAGGCCGTGGAGGACATCACTTACGCCGCGAAGATCGACAAGGCCGAATCCTGGCTTGACTGGGCGCGGCCGGCTACCGAGCTTGAACGCCGCATCCGCGCGTTTCAGCCCACGCCGGGCACACAGTCCCGGCTGGGTGCGCTGACACTGAAAATTCTTGCAGCACGCCTGGGCAGCGCTGCGCAAGCCGGGCAGCCAGCGGGAACCATCCTGGCTGTCGGCCCCGCAGGGGTCGAGGTGGCCTGCGGCGAGGGAACCCTGGTGTTGACCCGCCTGCAAAGGCCAGGAGGAAAACCGCTGGACATCGGACCCTTTGTGCTCAGCCACCCCCTGTTGCCAGGCCAACGCCTTGATTCAGGCCCCCCTGCCAAAGCAATTGCCTGA
- the htpX gene encoding zinc metalloprotease HtpX, protein MFNLLKTAVLMAAITALFMVIGSFIGGRQGMMLALLFALAMNFFSYWFSDKLVLRMYNAQEVDEHSAPQFFRMVQELAQRAGLPMPRVYVIQEDAPNAFATGRNPEHAAVAATTGIMRVLSERELRGVMAHELTHVKHRDILISTISATMAGAISALANFAMFFGGRDENGRPVSPLAGIALALLAPLAASLIQMAISRAREFEADRGGAEISGDPEALASALRKIEAVVRGVTFQTAEEHPATAQMMILNPLHAGGIGKLFSTHPPTEERVLQLEHIAQSMRSGQYPKPGL, encoded by the coding sequence GTGTTCAATTTGCTCAAGACCGCTGTGTTGATGGCAGCGATTACTGCGCTGTTCATGGTGATCGGCTCGTTCATTGGCGGCAGGCAAGGGATGATGCTGGCCCTGTTGTTCGCGCTGGCGATGAATTTCTTCAGTTACTGGTTCTCGGACAAACTCGTGCTGCGCATGTACAACGCGCAGGAAGTGGACGAGCACAGTGCACCGCAGTTCTTTCGCATGGTGCAGGAACTGGCCCAGCGCGCTGGACTGCCGATGCCGCGCGTGTACGTCATCCAAGAAGACGCCCCCAATGCCTTCGCGACCGGGCGCAACCCTGAACACGCTGCCGTGGCAGCCACCACCGGCATCATGCGCGTTCTGTCCGAGCGCGAATTGCGTGGCGTCATGGCCCATGAACTCACGCACGTCAAGCACCGCGACATCCTCATCTCGACCATCAGCGCCACAATGGCCGGCGCGATTTCAGCGCTCGCCAATTTCGCCATGTTCTTTGGCGGGCGTGATGAAAACGGGCGCCCGGTGAGCCCGCTCGCAGGCATTGCGCTGGCGCTTCTGGCGCCGCTGGCAGCCAGCCTGATTCAGATGGCCATCTCGCGTGCCCGCGAATTTGAGGCAGACCGTGGCGGCGCCGAAATCTCCGGTGACCCCGAAGCTCTGGCCTCGGCGCTTCGCAAGATCGAGGCGGTGGTTCGCGGCGTCACGTTCCAGACTGCCGAGGAACACCCGGCCACGGCGCAGATGATGATCCTCAATCCGCTGCACGCCGGCGGCATCGGAAAGCTGTTCTCCACGCATCCGCCGACCGAGGAACGCGTGCTGCAGCTTGAGCATATTGCACAGAGCATGCGGAGCGGACAATACCCAAAACCGGGTCTTTGA
- a CDS encoding LysM peptidoglycan-binding domain-containing protein, with product MKPQFASHVVCDYQYFLLGGGFMQCKLINHLAAAGLLLWAGAALAQTGVVQPAASAPSIKGLPNYPVASPQRAQAELAAQQGVPASELAAGAPQRYTIKRGDTLWGISGMYLKRPWNWPQLWGMNMAQIRNPHWIFPGQVLVLTVENGRARLGLDNGQGEGGMPTVKLEPGVISEKLPPSGIPALDPALIGPFLTRPLIVEPDELEQSPRIVAVAPGHVMLSPGDRAYVRGPLGATERFDVYRPGRPLHDPATKKIIAYESDYLGSVELIRPPQGKDGVATVRVLSTIREMGVGDRLIATPPRQYLNFTPHAPAKPMDAQIVSIYGDLQLAGKNSVVALNRGAEDGLERGDVLAILQAPREVRDTTVEGKPMIEIPARRVGLLMVFRTFHHVAYGLVLASSEPVAVADHVTSP from the coding sequence ATGAAGCCGCAGTTTGCCAGCCACGTCGTTTGCGATTACCAATATTTTCTTCTTGGGGGCGGATTCATGCAATGCAAGCTCATCAACCACCTTGCCGCAGCAGGTCTTCTGCTGTGGGCGGGGGCGGCGCTGGCGCAGACCGGGGTCGTGCAGCCGGCGGCTTCTGCACCTTCCATCAAGGGGTTGCCGAACTATCCGGTGGCGTCGCCGCAGCGCGCACAGGCCGAATTGGCTGCGCAGCAGGGCGTGCCAGCGTCCGAACTGGCGGCCGGTGCGCCGCAGCGCTACACGATCAAGCGTGGCGACACGCTGTGGGGAATCTCCGGGATGTATTTGAAAAGGCCATGGAATTGGCCGCAACTCTGGGGCATGAACATGGCCCAGATCCGCAACCCGCACTGGATTTTTCCTGGCCAGGTGCTGGTGCTGACAGTCGAGAATGGCCGTGCGCGGCTTGGTTTGGACAACGGGCAAGGCGAAGGCGGCATGCCGACCGTCAAGCTTGAGCCCGGCGTGATCAGCGAGAAGCTGCCACCCTCGGGCATCCCCGCCCTGGACCCTGCGCTGATCGGCCCTTTCCTCACGCGCCCCCTGATCGTCGAACCCGATGAGCTCGAGCAGTCGCCGCGGATCGTGGCGGTGGCGCCGGGCCACGTCATGCTCTCACCCGGGGATCGTGCCTACGTGCGCGGCCCTCTGGGTGCGACCGAACGCTTCGACGTCTACCGCCCCGGGCGGCCGCTGCATGACCCCGCCACCAAGAAAATCATCGCCTACGAGTCCGATTATCTGGGCTCGGTCGAGTTGATTCGTCCGCCACAGGGCAAGGATGGGGTGGCCACGGTACGCGTGCTCTCGACCATCCGCGAGATGGGCGTCGGCGACCGGCTCATCGCCACGCCCCCGCGTCAATACCTCAACTTCACGCCGCACGCGCCCGCCAAGCCCATGGACGCGCAGATTGTTTCCATCTACGGCGATTTGCAGCTGGCGGGCAAAAACAGTGTGGTGGCGCTCAACCGCGGTGCCGAGGATGGATTGGAGCGGGGCGACGTGCTTGCCATTCTGCAAGCGCCGCGCGAAGTGCGGGACACCACAGTCGAAGGTAAGCCGATGATCGAAATTCCCGCGCGGCGCGTTGGCCTTTTAATGGTCTTTCGCACCTTCCATCACGTGGCGTATGGCTTGGTGCTGGCGTCGAGTGAGCCCGTGGCGGTAGCCGACCACGTCACGTCACCCTGA
- the def gene encoding peptide deformylase: MPQLAILQYPDPRLYKVAKPVSEVDDRVRALLADLFETMYAAKGVGLAATQADIHERIIVADVSEERNQPLVLINPELIERSSDRKEWEEGCLSLPGIYDKVTRPDRIRVRALNAQGEVFELEADGLLAVCIQHEMDHLTGKVFVDYLSPLKRNRIKSRMLKRQREAA, translated from the coding sequence ATGCCCCAACTTGCCATTCTTCAATATCCCGACCCGCGCCTTTACAAGGTGGCCAAACCCGTCTCCGAGGTGGATGATCGCGTGCGCGCGCTGTTGGCGGATCTGTTCGAAACCATGTATGCAGCCAAGGGCGTCGGCCTCGCGGCCACCCAGGCCGATATCCACGAGCGCATCATCGTGGCCGACGTCTCGGAAGAGCGCAATCAGCCTCTCGTGCTGATCAACCCGGAACTCATCGAGCGCAGTAGCGACCGCAAGGAATGGGAAGAGGGCTGCCTGTCTTTGCCCGGCATCTACGACAAGGTCACGCGTCCCGACCGCATCCGTGTGCGCGCGCTCAACGCCCAAGGCGAAGTGTTTGAGCTGGAAGCTGATGGATTGCTCGCGGTGTGCATCCAGCATGAGATGGATCACCTTACCGGGAAGGTCTTCGTCGACTACCTCTCGCCGCTCAAGCGCAACCGCATCAAATCACGCATGCTCAAGCGCCAACGCGAAGCGGCCTGA
- a CDS encoding RNA-guided endonuclease TnpB family protein, whose product MQRRKVTLKLYPNAAQAQKLETWTRLHCELYNAALEERIDAWRKAGKSISYYDQQNVLPQIKVDRPEFIALGSHALQQTLRRLDLAFAAFFRRVKAGQTPGFPRFKSSMRFSGFAYPDPAGWKLMQHGGSGATLRIGSGEAALSIRARGRHRFGPDAKPNDITLTRRNGQWFVSVTLCVPDAACARERTADMRRGVDFGINDWATFDAGPPIANPRWVREELPRLAALQRQRARKRKGSVRHKRLGHGIARLHDGISNLRRDFVHKATTRLVQQCAVLATEQLTPKTMSRSAKGTVEAPGRRVRQKAGLNREILSAGFGMAHQMLTYKAEEAGTRLHLSNTRQLKPSQRCAACWEIAPKTLADRMHVCPHCGHTAPRDRNSALVVLIDAFNTQDTPGTGVAARPKPLTRQRASPGP is encoded by the coding sequence CAACGCGGCACTGGAAGAGCGCATCGACGCCTGGCGCAAGGCCGGCAAGTCGATCAGCTACTACGACCAGCAGAACGTCCTGCCTCAGATCAAGGTCGATCGGCCCGAGTTCATCGCGCTTGGCAGTCATGCCTTGCAGCAGACGCTGCGGCGGCTCGATCTGGCCTTTGCCGCATTCTTTCGTCGCGTCAAGGCGGGGCAGACGCCCGGCTTTCCGCGATTCAAATCCAGCATGCGGTTCTCCGGCTTCGCCTATCCCGATCCGGCTGGCTGGAAGCTCATGCAGCATGGCGGCAGCGGCGCAACCCTGCGCATCGGCAGTGGCGAGGCCGCCCTGTCCATCCGGGCGCGCGGACGGCACCGCTTCGGGCCGGATGCCAAACCCAACGACATCACGCTCACGCGCAGGAACGGTCAGTGGTTTGTGTCGGTGACGCTGTGCGTACCCGACGCGGCGTGTGCGCGCGAGCGAACCGCCGACATGCGCCGTGGCGTGGATTTCGGGATCAACGACTGGGCCACATTCGATGCGGGTCCGCCCATCGCGAACCCGCGCTGGGTGCGCGAGGAACTGCCCCGCCTTGCAGCGCTGCAGCGCCAGCGCGCCCGCAAACGCAAAGGTTCCGTGCGGCACAAGCGGCTTGGCCATGGCATCGCGCGGCTGCATGACGGGATTTCCAATCTGCGCCGGGACTTCGTGCACAAGGCAACAACCAGGCTGGTGCAGCAATGCGCCGTCCTGGCCACGGAGCAACTGACTCCGAAGACCATGAGTCGCAGCGCGAAAGGCACGGTGGAAGCGCCGGGCCGTCGTGTGCGGCAGAAGGCCGGGCTCAATCGGGAGATTCTCTCGGCGGGGTTCGGCATGGCGCATCAGATGCTCACGTACAAAGCGGAAGAAGCTGGTACGCGACTGCACCTGAGCAACACGCGCCAACTCAAACCGTCGCAGCGCTGCGCGGCGTGTTGGGAGATCGCGCCCAAGACGCTCGCAGACCGCATGCATGTCTGCCCGCACTGCGGGCACACGGCCCCCCGCGACCGCAACAGCGCGTTGGTGGTGCTCATCGACGCATTCAACACGCAAGACACGCCTGGGACGGGCGTGGCGGCGAGACCCAAACCTCTGACCCGGCAACGGGCAAGTCCAGGTCCGTGA